A window of Myxococcales bacterium genomic DNA:
GCCTGACGGCGGCCCAGCAATTGGCGCGGGCCGGGCACGATGTCACCCTGTTCGAAAAGAGCGACCGCCTGGGCGGACTGCTGCGTTACGGCGTCCCCGATTTCAAGCTCGACAAAGCGGTGCTCGATCGCCGGCTCGCCCAACTGGCGGGCGAAGGCGTCGTCTTCGAAACCGGCGTCAACGTCGGCGTCGATCTTTCCGCCCACTATCTGCGGCGCGGTTTCCAGGCCATCGTGCTCACCGTCGGCAGCGGGCAACCGCGCGACCTGGCCGTGCCGGGCCGCGATCTGCAGGGCATTTGTTTCGCCCTGCCGTATCTCACCCAGCAGAATCGTCGGAACACCGGCGACGATCTCGCCCCCGAAAGCGTCGTCACCGCCACCGGCAGGCACGTTGTCGTAATCGGCGGCGGCGATACCGGCGCGGATTGCATCGGCACCGCCAACCGGCAGGGCGCCGCCTCGGTTACGCAACTGGAAATTCTGCCCGAACCGCCCGCCGAGCGCCCCGCCGACAATCCCTGGCCGACCTGGCCGCGGATCAAACGCGAATCGTCGTCGCACGAGGAAGGCTGCCGGCGGTTGTGGGGCGTTCAGACCAAGGCGTTTTTCGGCTTCGACGGGTCGCTCGAGGGGCTGCGCGTCGCCCGGGTGGAATGGTCTCCCGATCGGCGTTCCTGCCAGGAGATCCCCGACAGCGAATTCGAGATCCGCGCCGATCTGGTGCTGCTCGCGATGGGCTTTTTGCACGTCGCGCACGAACGGCTCGTCGCCGATCTGTCGCTGGAACTCGACGCGCGCGGCAACCTGCGGGTGGATCGGAACAACCGGACATCCCAACCCGGGGTCTACGCCGCCGGCGATGCCGTGCTGGGCCCCTCCTTGGTCGTCCGGGCGTTCCACGACGGCCGTTTGACCGCCGCCGCGGTCGACCGTTACCTGCGCGGCGAGGATTGACCACCAACGAAAAAAGGCTCGTCCGCCCGAAGGCCAACGAGCCCTGGCCGTCGTAAAACAAATTACCGCAAGCGAATCTGCGCCAATTTCACTTTGCCGTTGTCACCGTCATCGAAATGAATGGAATAGTCGCCGCCGGCGATCGCCGACACCGTTCCCGGATAATATTTCTGGTCGCTCCATTGGGCCAGCACCTTGGTTCCGACCTTCACCTGGGCCGCGGGCGGCACGACATCCTTGGCGATCTGCGCGGGTGTGCAGCATTTCTGATCGCCGTCGTCGAACGCGATATGCCAGCCGCCCTGGCAGGACTTGTCGATTTTACCGTGATACCAGCCGTTGGCGCTCCATTCCGCGTAAACCACATCGCCGACTTTCAACGCCCCCGCCGCGACCGCGTAGCCGGCCGCCAACCCCAACAAGACCACCAAGGAAACGAAGACCATTTTTCTCATTTTCCGCCCCCTTTCGATTAGTGGATGGACGTCTCGGAAAAAAGCAACCGCGCTTTTCTCTTTAAAAAGATACTGACGGATACGGACCGAATTGACCGTACCATGGAAATACTCCTGCCGCCAATCATTAAGCGAGGACATTTTACCGGTGTTGAATAATTCGCTTGCTTATATTTTGTATGCGTATATTATGGATTCATACTTTTATGGACGTTCCCATGAACCAGAACATCATACCAACAGAATGCCCCTATTACTTGATTTCGCGCGTGTCGCTGACCGTCGCCGCCGCTCTGAAAACCGATTTGACGGCCGCCGATCTTGAGCACGTCAAACCGGCCTATCTTGGCGTTTTAATGGCCCTTTGGCTCGAGGAAGGGCTGAAAACCAACGAGTTGGGCCGCCGCTCCGGCCTGGAACCGTCGACCATGACGGGCCTGTTGGACCGGATGGAACGCGACGGTTTTCTGATCCGCCGGGCGGACCCGGAGGATCGGCGGGCTCAGCTCATCGAACTGACCGATCTGGGACGCGGCATCCGCCGGGAGGTCACCGAGGTGGTGACGAAAACCATCGCGCGGATGTTCGCCGGCATTCCGGAAACGGATCTGGCTCATTTGAAAGAAACCCTCCGGGCCGTTTTGGCCAATCAACCGGCGAAAGGAGAATCATGAACACCTGCGCCGCATCGGCCATCGGTTATGCCTGCGCGTACACACCCCTGCCGCTGCTGGACGCCTTCGGCTTCGCCGCGCATCGTTTGCTGCCCATCGGCGACTGGCCGGATCAGGCGGGCCAGCTATTGCACGAAAATCTTTGCCCGCACGTCAAGCGCCTGCTCGATCGCGGACTGGCCGGCGACCTGCCGCCCCTGGCCGGAATGGTTTTCATGGCCAGTTGCGACGCCATGCGCCGCCTGGCGGACGCCTGGAAAAAAGCGCGGCCCGACGATCGGATCGTGCTGGTCGATCTGCCGGTGGCCGCCGACGAGCACTCGATCGCGTTTCTGGCCGCCGAGTTGCGGCGATTGGCGGAAACGTTGGCCGAATGGAGCGGCCGGAGCTTCGATCCGGCGGAACTGAAACGCGGCATCGCGAGCTATAACGAGTTGGCGGCGCTGGCCGAAACGTTGCGCGCCGGATTGCGCGCCGGCACGCTCGCCGGCGGCGCCGCGCGGAATCAGGCCTTGCTTCGTTTGGCGATGACGCGGCCGCGTGATGAAGCCCTGACCGCCTTTCGCCAGGCCGCGGCCGAGGCGCCCGCCCAGGAAACGGCCGCCGGCGCGGTGCCGGTATTGCTGTTCGGCAACGTCCTGCCGGACCCCGAAGCCCTGACCCTGTTCGAATCGTGCGGCGCCCGGGTGATCGCCGACGACGTTTGCACCGGCGGGCGCGCTTTTCACCGGATCGAACCCGGCGACTTCGCCGACGATCTGCATTGGCTGGCCCGCGCACTGCTGACGCGGCCGGCCTGCGCGCGCACGATGGACCCCGCGCGGCCCGGGAAAATCGCCCCCGACCTCGTGCGGGCCGCTCGCGAATGCGGCGCTCGCGGTGTCATCGGGCACGTTCTCAAGTTCTGCGACCCTTACCTGGCGCGCCTGCCCGCGATTCGGGAGGCGCTGCGCGAAGCCGGCCTGCCGCTGCTCCTTCTGGAAGGCGATTGCACGCTGGGCGCCATCGGGCAGCAACGGACCCGGATCGAGGCTTTCGTCGAAATGTTGGGGTGAACTCATGATGCAGGCTTATTTTCAAAATCTCGTCGATGAAATCGAAGCCGCCAGGCAAACCGCGCCGGAGCGCGTCGCGGCGCGAAAAATCTTCGCGCTCGAGGTGGCGCGCCTGGGAACGCGACTGTATTCCGGCGCCGGGCAAGTCGCTTGGTGCGGCGTGACGGCGCCCTTCGACTTACTGAATGCCATGGGCGTGACGTCCTGCTTCGTCGAATTCGTCGGCGCGATGCTTGCCTCGACGGGCCTGATCGGCGAGCAGCTGCAGGCCGCCGAGCAGGCCGGCTATGCCGCCGACACCTGCGGCTATCACCGCGCGGTGATCGGCGCCGCGCTGCAGGGCTTCATGCCGGTGCCCGATTTTCTGATCGCGACCACCAGCCCGTGCAGCGGCGGCCTGGCGACGATCGAAAACCTCGCGCGCCTGTTCAAGAAGGATTTGTTCGTGCTGCAAATCCCGCAGGAAGACACGCCGGCCGCCGTGAATTATCTCGCCGGGCAGCTCCGCCGAATGGTCGAATTCGTGGCGCGGCACACCGGCCGCGCCCTGGACGATGAAAAACTGGAACAATCGTTGGCCGCCACCAACCGGACGCGGGAATCGCTGCTGGAGGTCTACCGCCTGGCGCGGTCCGTCCCTTCGCCGGCATCGTCGAACGACTTGCGCAACTTCGGCATCGTACTACCGCTGTTTCTCGGTACGGCGGGCGGCGAGGCCGCGGCGCGGGCCTATCGGGATGAATTCACCGCTCGCTGCCAAGCGGGAAACGGCGGCGGCCGCGCGGAAAAAATCCGCCTGCTTTGGATCCAGAACCGCGTACAATTCCACAATCCGCTCGAGGCATTGCTCGCCAAGGAATACGGCGCGACCGTCGTCATCGACGAACTCAACAACCTTTACTGGGAGCCGATCGATCCGCGCGATCCGTACCCGGGACTGGCTCGGCGCGCCATCCACATGCCGCTGAACGGGACGGTCGATCACCGGGCCGCTTTGTTGACGGAACTGGCGCTCGAATACCGCGTCGACGGCGCCATCAATCCCTGTCACTGGGGTTGCCGCCAGGGCACCGGGGCGCGCGGCCTGATCGCCGACCGCCTGCGGGAAAGCGGCGTGCCGGTCCTCAATCTCGAGGTGGATTGCGTCGATCCGCGCAATTTCCCGGAAGGCCAGTTGCGAACCCGGCTGGAGGCTTTTCTGGAATTGATCGCCAATCGCCGGCCGGCCGAAACGGCAACCGACACCCGGTGCCGCAAAATCATCGCCGATTCTCCAAAATAATAGCCGTTGTCACCCGCCGGTATTGCTGTTAAATAAAGTCGGTTCGATTGTGTTTCACTAGCTTAAGGTGAGTCCCATGCGTAACACCATCCTCCTGCTGCTCGCTCTCCTCGGCCTGATCCTGATGATTTCCGCCTGCCAATCTGACGACGACGATGCCGCCGCGGACGACGACGTCGCCGCGGACGACGACGACAACGATGACAATGACGACAGCGTCGACGACGATGATGACGATGACGATGACGACAACGATAATGACAACGACGACGACGACAACGACGACAACGACATCGATCCGTGCGATTCGTCCCACGAATGGCTTTACGACCTGACGCCCGGCCAACGGAACATTCCGTTTCCCAACAATTTGTTCACCGTGGCCGATTCCAGTTCGGCGACCGGCCGCCGCGTCGATCTGAGCGGCCAGACCTCGCTGTTTCTCGACGAAATCCTGAAAATTTTCTTTTTCGTCCGTCCGGCTCTGAATCAGATGGAAGGCTTCGGCGTGA
This region includes:
- a CDS encoding 2-hydroxyacyl-CoA dehydratase — protein: MMQAYFQNLVDEIEAARQTAPERVAARKIFALEVARLGTRLYSGAGQVAWCGVTAPFDLLNAMGVTSCFVEFVGAMLASTGLIGEQLQAAEQAGYAADTCGYHRAVIGAALQGFMPVPDFLIATTSPCSGGLATIENLARLFKKDLFVLQIPQEDTPAAVNYLAGQLRRMVEFVARHTGRALDDEKLEQSLAATNRTRESLLEVYRLARSVPSPASSNDLRNFGIVLPLFLGTAGGEAAARAYRDEFTARCQAGNGGGRAEKIRLLWIQNRVQFHNPLEALLAKEYGATVVIDELNNLYWEPIDPRDPYPGLARRAIHMPLNGTVDHRAALLTELALEYRVDGAINPCHWGCRQGTGARGLIADRLRESGVPVLNLEVDCVDPRNFPEGQLRTRLEAFLELIANRRPAETATDTRCRKIIADSPK
- a CDS encoding glutamate synthase subunit beta, which translates into the protein MSKADGFLHYSRQDPSKKPVRERLGSFAEFEVPLAPERLHEQANRCMDCGIPFCHNFGCPVGNRIPEWIDAVYRGRWRRAADLLHSTINFPEITGRICPAPCEAACTLAINQPAVTIRHLEMQIAERAFREGWLDPEPAAERTGAKVAVIGSGPAGLTAAQQLARAGHDVTLFEKSDRLGGLLRYGVPDFKLDKAVLDRRLAQLAGEGVVFETGVNVGVDLSAHYLRRGFQAIVLTVGSGQPRDLAVPGRDLQGICFALPYLTQQNRRNTGDDLAPESVVTATGRHVVVIGGGDTGADCIGTANRQGAASVTQLEILPEPPAERPADNPWPTWPRIKRESSSHEEGCRRLWGVQTKAFFGFDGSLEGLRVARVEWSPDRRSCQEIPDSEFEIRADLVLLAMGFLHVAHERLVADLSLELDARGNLRVDRNNRTSQPGVYAAGDAVLGPSLVVRAFHDGRLTAAAVDRYLRGED
- a CDS encoding 2-hydroxyacyl-CoA dehydratase; its protein translation is MNTCAASAIGYACAYTPLPLLDAFGFAAHRLLPIGDWPDQAGQLLHENLCPHVKRLLDRGLAGDLPPLAGMVFMASCDAMRRLADAWKKARPDDRIVLVDLPVAADEHSIAFLAAELRRLAETLAEWSGRSFDPAELKRGIASYNELAALAETLRAGLRAGTLAGGAARNQALLRLAMTRPRDEALTAFRQAAAEAPAQETAAGAVPVLLFGNVLPDPEALTLFESCGARVIADDVCTGGRAFHRIEPGDFADDLHWLARALLTRPACARTMDPARPGKIAPDLVRAARECGARGVIGHVLKFCDPYLARLPAIREALREAGLPLLLLEGDCTLGAIGQQRTRIEAFVEMLG
- a CDS encoding DUF4537 domain-containing protein → MRKMVFVSLVVLLGLAAGYAVAAGALKVGDVVYAEWSANGWYHGKIDKSCQGGWHIAFDDGDQKCCTPAQIAKDVVPPAAQVKVGTKVLAQWSDQKYYPGTVSAIAGGDYSIHFDDGDNGKVKLAQIRLR
- a CDS encoding MarR family transcriptional regulator, which encodes MNQNIIPTECPYYLISRVSLTVAAALKTDLTAADLEHVKPAYLGVLMALWLEEGLKTNELGRRSGLEPSTMTGLLDRMERDGFLIRRADPEDRRAQLIELTDLGRGIRREVTEVVTKTIARMFAGIPETDLAHLKETLRAVLANQPAKGES